The genomic segment TGTTGACGGTCAGCCGGATCAAGCTGGCCCATCGCGCCAAGAAAAAAGACAAAAAAGCCCTGCGGCTGGCCCGCATCCTGGAAAAACCGGATGAATTTCTTTCAACCATCCTGATCGGCAACAACCTGGTCAATGTCGCCGCGGCGGCCATCGCCACCTACCTCTTCACCCAGTTCTTTAAAATCAGCCAAAGCGCCCAGCTCCTCGGCGCCACCATCTTCACCACCCTGGTTTTGCTGGCATTCGGCGAAGTCACGCCCAAGTCGTACGGTTACCGCCACGCCGAAAAATTATCCTATCTCTACATTCTCCCGATCCGCTTCTTCAACCTGCTCTTTTTCCCGCTGGTCAAGGGCCTGACGTTGCTAGTGAATTCCATTTTCAACCGCAGCCAACAAAAGTCCTGGGCCAAGAAGGAGCTGAGCCTGGAGGAGATCAAGCATTTCCTGGCCAACGAAACTCAGCTGTTCAAGTACAACCCGGAAACCCTCACCATGCTCATCGAGATCATCGACATCTCGCAGAAGGACATCAAGGCCATCATGACCCCGCGCACCGGCATCGCCGCCCTCAAGGAAAACAGCGGCAGCCGGGAGTTGAAAAAGCTCATCCTGGAAAAAAAGTTTTCCAAGATCCCGATCTACAAGGGCAACCTGGACCACATCTCCGGCATCATCGATGCCCATGCGCTGCTGCCAATCATGCTGAACGAGGATTTCAAAAACCTGGATTTAAAGAAGATCGCCGCCAAGCCGATCTTCGTGTCCGAGTACTCGTCGCTCAACTACATCCTGAAGGAATTCAAAAAGCAGCAGCTGAACCTGGCGGTGGTTCTGGACGAATACGGGTCGACCATCGGCATCATCACCTTGAGCGACATCCTGAGCGGCATCCTGGGCGACATCGCCCTGGGCAGCCGGAACATCAAGAAGCTGAACCGCAACGTCTTCCAGTTCAAGGGCAGCACGCCGGTGGCGGAGATCAATTCGCGGCTGGGGATTGACTTGCCCGAAAAGAAGGACTATACGACCATTTCCGGCTTGTTCATCTATTATTTCGGCAAAATGCCCCAGGAGAACGCCCGGGTTAAAATCAAGCAAAACTTGCTGATCGCCAAGAAAATGGGAAAGAGAAAGATCGAAGACATCCTGCTCATCCGCCATGAAGACCCTAGCGCTCAATAGAAAAGCCTTCCACGATTACGAGATCATCGAGAAATTCGAGGCCGGCATCGCCCTGGTGGGCACCGAGGTCAAATCGATCCGCGCCGGACAGGTTTCCCTGAAGGACTCCTTCGTCGAGATCCACGGCCTGGAGGCATTCCTGCTCCGCTGTCACATCACCCCCTACCTAAATGCCAGTTTTTTCAACCACGAACCCGAACGGAAGCGCAAGCTGCTGCTCAACAAAAGGGAAATCCACCGCCTGGACCAGAAGGTCAAGGAACGCGGCTTCAGCATCGTGCCGCTGCAGCTCCTGCTCACCCCCAAGGGGCTGGTCAAGATCGAGATCGCCCTGGCGCGCGGCAAACGGGCCTACGAAAAAAAGCAAAAGCTCAAGGAACGCGACATCAAGCGGGAAATGGACCGCGATGTGCAGCGCTTCCGGAACAAAAAATGAAGCCGGGCTTTTCGCGCGCCATGACGGTTGACTTGCTTTTTTTTTATTTTTTGATTATTATTTTAGAATGAAACGCTTTGCTGATCCGGCCCCAGGGCCGAGGTACCCACAAAGACGAGGCATGAACGTATGTCGCAAATAAACCTGAACCAAATATTGAGCTTTGCCGCCCAGAAAGAGGTTTCCGACATTCACTTCCAGGTCGGCATCCCGCCCATGGTCCGGCACCTGGGACAGCTTTACCTGCTCAAGTACCCGGTGCTGACCGAGGCCGACACCCTCTATATCGGGCGGACGCTGGCCAAGTACGAGGATGAGGAGAAGTTCAAGAAGGAGGTCCGGGACTACGACGGCTCCTTTTCCGTGGCCGAAGTGGCCCGCTTCCGGGTGAACGTCTTCCGCCAGAACAACCGCTACGCCGCCGTGCTCAGGCTGATACCGCTCAAGTCGCGCACCTTCGCCGAGCTGAACCTGCCCAAGGTGCTCGAACAAATCTCGGACATCCACCGCGGCCTGATCCTGATCACCGGCGCCACCGGCAACGGCAAATCGACCACCCTGGCCACGATCATCAACTACATCAACCAGAAGCGCCGCGCCCATATCGTCACCATCGAGGACCCCATCGAGTTCATCTTCGAAAAGAACCAATCGATCATCTCGCAGCGCGAGATCGGCCCCGACACCGAATCGTTCGCCACGGCGCTGCGGGCGGCGCTGCGCCAGGACCCGGACATCATCATGGTCGGCGAGCTCCGCGACCAGCAGACGGTGGACACCTGCATGAAGGCGGCCGAGACCGGCCACCTGATCATGGCCTCCATCCACACCCCCGACATCATGCATTCCATCAACCGCATCCTGAGCTACTTCCCCTCCGAGGAGCAGTCCTCGGCCCGGCAGCGGCTGGCCGACAATCTCATGGCCATCGTCTCGCAGCAGCTGCTGCCCAACCTGGAAAAAACCGGGCTCATCCCGGCCTGTGAAATCATGCTGGTCAACAAGACCATCAAGATGTGCCTGAAGAACCCCGAGAAGGCCGATGAAATACTCAA from the Candidatus Aminicenantes bacterium genome contains:
- the smpB gene encoding SsrA-binding protein SmpB, which codes for MKTLALNRKAFHDYEIIEKFEAGIALVGTEVKSIRAGQVSLKDSFVEIHGLEAFLLRCHITPYLNASFFNHEPERKRKLLLNKREIHRLDQKVKERGFSIVPLQLLLTPKGLVKIEIALARGKRAYEKKQKLKERDIKREMDRDVQRFRNKK
- a CDS encoding hemolysin family protein, whose translation is MNPHELIFLLLLFSLLVLFSAFFSSAETALLTVSRIKLAHRAKKKDKKALRLARILEKPDEFLSTILIGNNLVNVAAAAIATYLFTQFFKISQSAQLLGATIFTTLVLLAFGEVTPKSYGYRHAEKLSYLYILPIRFFNLLFFPLVKGLTLLVNSIFNRSQQKSWAKKELSLEEIKHFLANETQLFKYNPETLTMLIEIIDISQKDIKAIMTPRTGIAALKENSGSRELKKLILEKKFSKIPIYKGNLDHISGIIDAHALLPIMLNEDFKNLDLKKIAAKPIFVSEYSSLNYILKEFKKQQLNLAVVLDEYGSTIGIITLSDILSGILGDIALGSRNIKKLNRNVFQFKGSTPVAEINSRLGIDLPEKKDYTTISGLFIYYFGKMPQENARVKIKQNLLIAKKMGKRKIEDILLIRHEDPSAQ
- a CDS encoding PilT/PilU family type 4a pilus ATPase — translated: MSQINLNQILSFAAQKEVSDIHFQVGIPPMVRHLGQLYLLKYPVLTEADTLYIGRTLAKYEDEEKFKKEVRDYDGSFSVAEVARFRVNVFRQNNRYAAVLRLIPLKSRTFAELNLPKVLEQISDIHRGLILITGATGNGKSTTLATIINYINQKRRAHIVTIEDPIEFIFEKNQSIISQREIGPDTESFATALRAALRQDPDIIMVGELRDQQTVDTCMKAAETGHLIMASIHTPDIMHSINRILSYFPSEEQSSARQRLADNLMAIVSQQLLPNLEKTGLIPACEIMLVNKTIKMCLKNPEKADEILKHVAKNRDMGMQTFDQHLIELVKGRKVSLEDAMVASEQSDQIQRDLTLEP